A stretch of DNA from Catenulispora acidiphila DSM 44928:
CCCGACCGCGCCCACCAGATCGTCGCGGTCCACGACGACCACCTCGGCATAGTGTTCAGCCAGCACCCGCGCGGCCAGCATGCCGGCCATGCTCCCCCCGAGCACCACCGCGCGCCCGCCTATCCCGTCCTCCATCGTCACTGCGGCACCTCCGGTTCCACCTCGTCGTCGTGTTCGTGGTTGTCTGCCGCTGGCCGGCCGGTCATCCCGGCCGGGGTGCCGCTGTGGCTCGCGGTGTGCGGTCGATAGGTGTTAAACATCGCGGTAGCGGGCTCGCGGATGCTTCTCTGCCCTTGCCGTGTCGGCACCGTCATCGGTGCAATCCCGGACACGACCACGCAAGCCCTCCCAGCGATAGAGCTCCCAGCTCACAGCGGGCGGGCCGGCCGGCGAACGATGAGATGTACGGTCGTTACTGAGAGGTAGCGTCCAGGAACACATCAGTGAGCATCGACGCGCCCTCGGCCGGGGCGCGCACCTCCAGATGAACCCGCGGGCCGTCCAACAGCAGTCGAAAATCGAAGAACGGGCAGCAGCGCTGTTCGGCGGCAGCCAATTCGGCCAGAACCGCGATGCGGTCGGTCGGCACGGTGAGCCGTATCCCGTGGTCGACGTGCTGTCGGACCGCGCAGTCCAAGGCGTCCCGCCACTGCGCGGTCCGCTCGCCGATTGCCTCGCCGGTCAGCGAGCAGGCCACCGGGGCAGCGGCGGCGGGGGAGAGGAAGCCGCATTCGGGACCGCAGGGACCGGAACGGTCCGGTAAGGCGTCGAGGTGGTCCAGCGCTGAGTGCAAAGTGCACGTGAGCGCCGCCAGGTCGGCTGCCCGCTGCTCGGCTTCGGCCACACGCGCGGCAAGGCGCGGCCGAAGATCGGCTTTCACCTCCGCGCACGCCCCGGACTGCCAGACCGCGAGCAGTTCTCCGATCTCCTCCAACGGCAGCCCCAGGTTCTTGGCGGCGCCGATGAACGTCAGCCGGCGCACTGCGTCCTCGCCGTAGACGCGATAGCCCGCCGCGGTCCGATCGGCGGTGAGCAGCCCGGCGTCCTCGTAGAACCGCAAGGTCGTGGCCGGAACGCCGGTCCGTTCCGCGAGCTGGGATATCCGCATCGTGGTCATGACGCG
This window harbors:
- a CDS encoding MerR family transcriptional regulator — encoded protein: MTTMRISQLAERTGVPATTLRFYEDAGLLTADRTAAGYRVYGEDAVRRLTFIGAAKNLGLPLEEIGELLAVWQSGACAEVKADLRPRLAARVAEAEQRAADLAALTCTLHSALDHLDALPDRSGPCGPECGFLSPAAAAPVACSLTGEAIGERTAQWRDALDCAVRQHVDHGIRLTVPTDRIAVLAELAAAEQRCCPFFDFRLLLDGPRVHLEVRAPAEGASMLTDVFLDATSQ